In Phycisphaerae bacterium, the genomic stretch CACCCCACGGTATACGGGCACTACCTGATCGCCCGGAGTATCTGCCATGCGCTCGCGGCGGAATGTGAGCGTCTTGGTCTGCGTGCCATAGAGCCCGATTCGCTTCCGCAATTTGAACGGGCGGCGGAGGTGCTGGGCTGCGACCAACTGACCGAGCTGATCGGATCCCTGCACATCCTGAAACTGATGCAGGCGTACCCGTTTGCGGGCACGCCAAACGCCGCCCGGGCCGCTGAACTCCTGACCAGTACCGCGCGTGACATGGCATCGCTGCCGCAGGAAATCGTTCCCGTGATCGATCAATGGATCAAGGGAGGCAGCAAAGGCTCGCTGCACTTCGCGGTAGCCCGCCTTTACGAGTCGAGCGGCCAAACCGACAAAGCAATGCCTTATTTGCGCCGCGCCGAGCGTACGACGGAGCCTCACAGCCCTGAAGCGGTCGAGATCAAACTGGAGATGGCCCGCTTTCTCGCCGCCTCGACCCGGCCGGAAGATGCGGAACGGGCTGCCGAATACGCGCAGCAGGCCTTGCAGTATGTGGAGGAGTCGGCTCGTGTGCATCCGGAGGCGAAATCGCGGTTGGCCGCCGCGAGCGCGGAGATTCGACAGATGATTCGTTAGTTTCTACAATCGCCTCCGCATGAGGTTCATGGGCTGTCCGATGGCTCGGATTCAACGACATGACGGGAAGTTGTCGACTCTCCGGGAGTTGCTTGCCTTCATGTGGGGACACAAGCGATGGTGGCTGTTGCCCGTGGCGATCGTGCTGCTGCTCCTGGCGGGTCTTATCGTTTTTGCGGAGTCATCCGCCTTGGCCCCACTGATCTACACGGTGTTCTGAGGGACGCGCTTGGCGGTGCATATCCTCGGCATCTCGGCTTTCTACCATGACAGTGCGGCCTCATTGCTGCGGGACGGGCGGATTGTTGCCGCCGCCCAAGAGGAACGATTCACGCGCAGGAAGCATGACGCCTCTTTTCCCCGCGAGGCCATCCGGTATTGTCTGCGGGAAGGCGGCATAGGCGGCGATCAGCTTGACTATGTGGTATTCTATGACAAGCCGTTGCTGAAATTCGATCGGCTGCTGCAAACCTATTGCTCGTTTGCTCCGCGGGGAATCCGGTCGTTCCTTACCGCGATGCCGGTCTGGCTGAAGAGCAAGCTCTGGCTGCGCAACCTGATTCGGGAGGAACTGGCCGGTTGTGGCGAGATCCTCTTCTGTGAACACCATGGGTCGCACGCGGCGAGCGCTTTTTTCCCCAGCCCCTTCGAAAGAGCGGCGATACTGACCATCGACGGCGTGGGCGAATGGACGACCACGGCCTGGGGCGTGGGGGAGGGCAACCGCATCCGGATCGATGCCGAGATCTGCTTTCCCCATTCGCTGGGGCTTCTGTATTCGGCATTCACCTATTACTGCGGATTCCGCGTCAACGGCGGCGAATACAAGCTCATGGGCCTGGCTCCTTACGGTGAGCCCCGATACGTCGATCTTATTCTCGAACGGGTGATGGAGCTGAAGGAGGACGGTTCTTTCAGGCTTAACCTTGACTACTTCAACTACTGCACCGGCCTGACGATGACGAGCCGTCGGCTGCACCGCCTGTTTGGGGGCGAGCCGCGACGACCTGAATCCGAGATTACCCAGCGGGATTGCGACATCGCAAGGAGCGTCCAATACGTTACCGAGGAAGCGATGTTGCGCATGGCTCGCCACGTTCACGAGCAGACCGGATGCCGCCATCTCTGCCTGGCCGGGGGAGTAGCGCTCAATTGCGTCGGCAACGGGCGCATTCTGCGCGAGGGACCCTTCGATGACATCTGGATTCAGCCGGCTTCCGGCGACGCCGGTGGTGCGCTGGGTGCAGCCTTGTCGGTCTGGCACCAATACCTCGGCCGCGAGCGGGAGACGGGCGGCGGGGCGGACGGGATGCAAGGCGCGCAACTCGGTCCGTGCTTCGTGACCGACCAGATCGAGCGATTCCTGGAGCAGGAACATATTCCCGCGAACCATTATTCGTTCAGCGAACTTGCTCAACGCGCAGCGGAGCTGATCGCTTCCGGGCACGTGCTCGGCTGGTTTGACGGCCGTATGGAGTTTGGGCCCCGAGCCCTCGGCAACCGCAGCATACTGGCCGACGCTCGAAAACCGGAGATGCAGGCCACCCTGAACCTCAAGATCAAGTTTCGCGAGTCGTTTCGCCCCTTCGCTCCGGCCGTTTTGCTGGAGCGCGTCACCGACTACTTCGAACTCGATCGTCCGAGCCCGTACATGTTGCTTGTGGCTCGCGTCCGCGAGTCGCACCGACGTCTTCCTTCTGAAAGCGAACGACGCGAAGGGCTGGATCGCAGAAAGGAGATTCGTAGCGACGTGCCCGCCATTACCCACGTGGACTGCTCGGCAAGGATTCAGACGGTTGATGTCCGGGATAATGATCGCTTTCACCGGCTCCTTTGCGCCTTTGAACACCTGACGGGATGCCCGATGGTCATCAACACCAGCTTCAATATTCGCGGGGAGCCGATCGTCTGTTCACCGTCGGACGCCTACCGTTGTTTCATGCGAACGCAGATGGACTACCTTGTTCTCGGGGACTACCTGTTGGCCAAGGGTTGCCAGCCTGAGTCCAAGCGGCAATCGATTCCTTCCCCGGCGGAGATCATCGACTGACCATGCGTGGCTGCGGTATCCATGGTGAACCTTCCCAGAGAGCGGAGCTACGTCGATTCGGCGCAGTCTTGGGATTGGCTCTCATAATTCTTGCAGTGGTCTTCTGCTGCCGACGACATTCGCTGTACCTGCCGGCCGCGATGGCCGTGGCCGGTTCCGTGCTGATGGTATCAGGCTTGGCATTCCCCTTGGTGCTTCTACCTGTCCGACGCACGTGGGCGATGCTGGGGGCAGGATTGGGTTGGCTCAATACTCGTGTTCTGTTGACGATCGTGTTTTACGCAATCGTAACGCCTACGTCACTGTTGTTGCGGCTTGCACGGCGAGATCCGATGAATCGTCGTTGGCGCGAGCCCGGTACGAGCAGCTACTGGGTCAGGCGCGAGCCCAAACCTTTTGAGAGCGGTGACATGCGCAGACAGTTCTGAATCCGCCTTGGCTCCCACGGGGCTTGGACGTTTGATCGGGGCACGCCGTGCGGTTGTGTGGCCGGCGGGGCTTGTACCATTCGTAATCTGCAGATCAAGCTTGCTGACGCCGCCGCAGGACGAGAATAACGGCTGACGCCAGCAAAGCGAGGCTGAAGGGTTCGGGAAGGCACCGGCTTTCCAGATCAACATTGTCGATACCCACAACCCCAAGCTTGGGAAAATGCACGTGGGACTCGAACGCCAGCTCCAGAAACCTGGGCTGGAAGGGGAGTTCCAGTCGGATGTCCGCGTGCTTCCACTCCGGCGCTCCCGTGTCGGGATACCGCCACTCCTCGAACACGAGATGACGATGACAATCGAGGCCGTCGGGGGCAGGCGGCTCGCTGCCGTCGCCCTGCCAATGGAGGTAGACGAGGAGGCCCACCTTTCGCTGAGCATCACTACCGACGGAATCAAGAAGATAATCGAACTCGAGGTCGATGAGCTTGCCTGTCCCGGCCGGTTCCCAGCCTGGGGATTGGGTTCCGTCCATTACTTGCCTGAGCACGCCGGCCGGCTCATTGTGGTTGCCGTTCCAGCGCAAGATCTGGCCGGCCCACTTTTGGCCGCCGGCGGGGTTGACCGGAACGTCGTCTTGTCCCTGGTTGAACAAGCCAAACGATGATTGCGTCCACGGCGTCCAGCCCCCCGTTTCAAAGTCGCCGTTGGCAATCTCGTTTGCCAGGCCAAGCGTACCGGCCACTGCGGAGGCCGCCGACACCAGGTACAGCGCGAGGCATACAAGCTTGCACATGATCTCTCTCTCCCTTGTTGTACAGGCAACGATCACATAACCACAGGCCCTCATATGGGCCGACCGGCGCAGCGTCTCGGAGGAACGTTCCGCGCCGAACGTTGACCTCCGTGCCTTGCTGCCGGATCATCCCTGACGGTTGGTTGGTCCCAGGCTTATCCCCGACCACGGAGAGTGGTTCCCACGAAGCCGACCTTGAGAGCTTCTGCTTCGTTCCAGATAAAGGTATTCTTGCCCGATGCTATTGCCGGTGAATTGCAACGTCAAGGAATCGGCCGCAGGAGGCTCTTCGGCGATTGCCATGCCCGTCGGCCAGGTGCCCGAGGCGAGATTCT encodes the following:
- a CDS encoding DUF5989 family protein, encoding MARIQRHDGKLSTLRELLAFMWGHKRWWLLPVAIVLLLLAGLIVFAESSALAPLIYTVF
- a CDS encoding carbamoyltransferase — encoded protein: MHILGISAFYHDSAASLLRDGRIVAAAQEERFTRRKHDASFPREAIRYCLREGGIGGDQLDYVVFYDKPLLKFDRLLQTYCSFAPRGIRSFLTAMPVWLKSKLWLRNLIREELAGCGEILFCEHHGSHAASAFFPSPFERAAILTIDGVGEWTTTAWGVGEGNRIRIDAEICFPHSLGLLYSAFTYYCGFRVNGGEYKLMGLAPYGEPRYVDLILERVMELKEDGSFRLNLDYFNYCTGLTMTSRRLHRLFGGEPRRPESEITQRDCDIARSVQYVTEEAMLRMARHVHEQTGCRHLCLAGGVALNCVGNGRILREGPFDDIWIQPASGDAGGALGAALSVWHQYLGRERETGGGADGMQGAQLGPCFVTDQIERFLEQEHIPANHYSFSELAQRAAELIASGHVLGWFDGRMEFGPRALGNRSILADARKPEMQATLNLKIKFRESFRPFAPAVLLERVTDYFELDRPSPYMLLVARVRESHRRLPSESERREGLDRRKEIRSDVPAITHVDCSARIQTVDVRDNDRFHRLLCAFEHLTGCPMVINTSFNIRGEPIVCSPSDAYRCFMRTQMDYLVLGDYLLAKGCQPESKRQSIPSPAEIID
- a CDS encoding SxtJ family membrane protein; the protein is MRGCGIHGEPSQRAELRRFGAVLGLALIILAVVFCCRRHSLYLPAAMAVAGSVLMVSGLAFPLVLLPVRRTWAMLGAGLGWLNTRVLLTIVFYAIVTPTSLLLRLARRDPMNRRWREPGTSSYWVRREPKPFESGDMRRQF